TGACAGGATCGGAATGCTAAAGGCTGATTTAGAGGATGTGAAGCGTCACAGAGAAGTTGTCAGGCAGCAGAGGGATAAAAATCATGTACCGACTGCCGCCATCGTTGGCTATACCAATGCCGGGAAATCCACCCTGTTAAACAGGCTTACAGATGCCGGGATACTGGCTGAGGATAAGCTGTTTGCCACCCTGGATCCCACGACCAGGAATTTAAGCCTGCCAGGCGGTCAGCAGCTCCTTTTAACAGACACCGTAGGATTTATCAGAAAGCTTCCCCATCATTTGATCGAAGCATTTAAAAGTACCCTGGAGGAAGCCAAATACAGCGATATTATCCTTCATGTGGTGGATTGTTCCAATCCTCAGATGGATATGCAGATGTATGTTGTATACGAGACCTTGAGGGAGCTTGGTGTTTGTGATAAGATCATGGTTACCGTGTTCAATAAGATCGACGCGGCAGAGGGCGGCACGATCCTTAAGGATGTTTCTTCAGACCATCAGGTGAGGATATCCGCTAAAACAGGAGAAGGACTGGATGAACTTTTAAATCTTTTAGAAACCATTCTCAGAAACCAGAAGGTGTATTTAGAAAAGGTTTATTCCTATAAGGAAGCCGGGAAAATCCAGCTGATCCGCAAATACGGCCAGTTGTTAAAGGAAGAGTATCAGGAAGACGGAATTCTGGTGAATGCCTATGTGCCATCGGAACTGTTTGCCTCTCTGGCAAACAATGCCGATGTTGTTGATGATTAAAAAAACACAATATGTGGATTGGTGTTAAAAAACCAAACTACATATTGTGTTTTTTCTTTTCTTCTGGTATAATATACCTGTGAGAAGCCGGCTCTGGCTTCTTGCAAAAGGTGCCGCTTTTGGCACCGTCTATTTAGTTATAGAAAAGTTATAAGGGGTTTTGCAGAGGAACGCCCTGCTTACCGGGCAGGAAAGTGGAAAGGAGTTTAGTTATATGATCCAGGTGGTAAAGAGAGATGGGGAAAGTGCTGAATTCAGTCTGAATAAAATCACGGAAGCGATTAAAAAAGCATTTAAGGCCACTCAAAAGGAGTTTAATAATGAAATACTGGAATTGCTGTCTCTTCGGGTAACTGCTGATTTTCAGGGGAAGATGTCAGGAGGAGAAGTTACGGTAGAACAGATTCAGGACAGTGTGGAACACGTTCTTGAGCAGGCGGGATATACCGATGTGGCAAAGGCTTATATTTTATACAGGAAACAGAGAGAAAAAATACGGAATATGAAGGATACCATTCTGGATTACAAGGCTGTGGTAAACAGCTACGTAAAGGTAGAGGACTGGCGTGTCAAGGAAAATTCCACTGTCACCTATTCCGTTGGAGGGCTGATCTTAAGTAACTCCGGTGCGGTTACGGCTAATTACTGGCTGTCTGAAATTTATGACCAGGAGATTGCAAATGCCCACAGAAATGCGGATGTCCATATTCACGATTTATCCATGCTCACCGGTTACTGTGCCGGCTGGTCCTTAAAGCAGCTCCTTTTAGAGGGGCTTGGCGGAATACCGGGAAAGATCACTTCTTCCCCTGCAAAGCATTTATCCGTACTTTGCAACCAGATGGTCAATTTCCTGGGGATCATGCAGAATGAATGGGCAGGAGCCCAGGCCTTTTCCTCTTTTGATACTTATCTGGCTCCTTTTGTAAAGGCTGATCACTTATCCTACCGGGAAGTGAAAAAATGCGTTGAATCCTTTATTTATGGTGTGAATACGCCAAGCCGCTGGGGAACTCAGGCTCCTTTCTCCAATATTACCCTGGACTGGACCGTTCCTGCCGATATGGCGGAGCTTAATGCCATTGTCGGAGGAAAAGAGGCGGACTTTAAGTATAAGGACTGCAAGGCTGAGATGGACATGATCAATAAGGCCTTTATTGAAACCATGATAGAGGGAGACGCCAATGGGCGGGGCTTCCAGTATCCCATTCCTACTTACTCCATTACCAGGGATTTTGACTGGTCCAATACGGAGAACAACCGGCTGCTGTTTGAAATGACCTCCAAATACGGAACCCCTTACTTCTCAAACTACATTAACAGCGATATGGAACCAAGCGATGTAAGGAGTATGTGCTGCCGTCTGCGCCTGGATTTAAGGGAGCTTAGGAGAAAGACCGGAGGCTTCTTCGGTTCCGGCGAAAGTACCGGTTCCGTGGGCGTTGTGACCATCAACATGCCAAGGATCGCTTATCTTTCCCAGAATGAGGCCGATTTTTACAAGCGTCTGGATCATATGATGGATATTTCGGCCCGGTCATTAAAAACCAAGCGTGAAGTCATAACAAAGCTTTTGAATCAGGGGCTTTATCCTTATACAAAACGTTATCTGGGCAGCTTTGGAAATCATTTTTCCACCATCGGTCTCATCGGAATGAACGAAGTCGGCTTAAACTCCAAATGGCTGGGGCAGGATCTGACAAGTGAAAAAACAAGACAGTTCACAAAGGATGTGTTAAATCACATGCGGGAAAGGCTGTCAGATTACCAGGAGATGTACGGAGACCTCTACAACCTGGAGGCAACTCCTGCCGAGTCCACCACATACCGGCTGGCAAAGCATGACAAGAAGCATTATCCGGATATCATAACAGCCGGAAATCCGGGGGATACTCCTTATTATACAAACAGCTCCCACCTTCCTGTGGATTATACGGCAGATATCTTTGATGCCCTTGAGATTCAGGATGAGCTGCAGACCCTCTATACATCAGGAACCGTATTCCATGCATTTCTGGGTGAAAAGCTTCCTGACTGGGAAGCAGCAGCAAAGCTGGTGCACACCATTGCAGAGAATTTCAAGCTGCCTTATTATACATTGTCGCCAACCTATTCCATTTGTTCGGAGCACGGATATCTTTCCGGCGAACATAAGGTATGCCCGGTCTGCGGAAAAAAAGCTGAGGTATACAGCCGGATCACCGGCTACTACCGTCCGGTGCAGAACTGGAATGAGGGAAAAACTCAGGAATATAAGAACCGGACAGCCTACGATCCTTTCCATTCTGTACTGAAAAAGGGAGCTTTAAGGGAAAATGGGGATAAGGCAGCAATGAAAAAAGCGGAGATCCCGGCCGGGACCTATCTCTTTACAACCAAAACCTGCCCTAATTGCCGGATTGCAAAACAGTTTTTACAAAATATGGATTATGAGGTGGTAGATGCCGAGGAGAATGCAGAGCTTGCCACAAAGTTTGGAATCATGCAGGCACCTACTTTGGTGGTCATAAAGAACGGCCAGGTAAAAAAGATCACAAATGCCTCTGAAATCAGGAAATTTGCGGAAGGCAGGACCAGGTGAAATGACTTCAATCCTTTGTCGGTCCGTCATTAAGATATGGTAGTCAGTGAAAAGATTCTATGCTATAATGGCATGGAATCTTTTTCCGTTTCAAAAAAGAGGGGGTGGCGGAATATGAAAATGACCGGCCCTGTTTGGAATGATTGAAGATAACATGTGACTGAAGAGGAGCTTAAAAAGATGGGAAGAGAAAAGTTTTCATCCCGCCTGGGATTTATACTGATTTCAGCAGGATGTGCCATTGGCCTGGGAAACGTCTGGCGTTTTCCTTATATTGTGGGCCAGTATGGAGGAGCAGCTTTTGTTTTGATTTACGCGGTGTTCCTGCTTATTTTGGGGCTGCCTATTGTGGTAATGGAGTTTGCCGTAGGGCGTGCCAGCCAGAAGAGCGTTGCTTTGTCCTATGATGTACTGGAGCCTGAAGGAAGCAAATGGCATTATGCCAAATACCTGGGAATGGCGGGAAATTACATTCTGATGATGTTTTACACCACGGTTTCCGGCTGGATGGTCTTATATTTTTTAAAGATGGCAAAGGGAGATTTTGTGGGCCTTGATGCGGAAGGGGTAGCCGCAGAGTTTGGGAACATGCTGGCAAATCCTGTTCTCATGGGAATTTTTATGATCATCATGGTTGTAGGCTGCTTTTCTATTTGTGCCAGAGGGCTTCAGGGAGGCGTAGAAAAGATCACAAAATTAATGATGGTATGTCTTTTGGGCTTAATGGCCATACTTGCTGTTCATTCCGTGTTCATGGAAAACAGCAGGGCAGGACTGGAATTTTATTTAAAGCCTGATTTCGGTAAGATCAGGGAGGCAGGGATTGGTGAAGTCATATTTGCTGCCATGGGACAGGCCTTTTTCACCTTAAGCATTGGGATCGGAGCTCTTGCCATCTTTGGAAGCTACATAGGCAAGGAACGCAGGCTGGCCGGAGAAGCCATCAGTGTGGCGGTTCTGGACACCTTTGTGGCCTTTATGGCGGGACTTATTATTTTTCCTGCCTGCTTTGCATTTCAGATTGAACCGGGCCAGGGACCTAAGCTGGTTTTTGTGACTCTGCCCAATGTATTTAACAACATGGCAGGCGGAAGGCTGTTGGGAAGCCTGTTCTTCCTTTTTATGTCATTTGCTGCTATTTCCACGGTAATTGCGGTTTTCCAGAATATTGTTTCTTTTGCCACAGATCTGACCGGATGTACCATAAAAAAGGCAGTGTGGCTGAATGCAGCCGCCATTATCATATTATCCCTGCCTTGTGTACTGGGATTTAATGTGTGGAGCGGTTTTATGCCCTTTGGCGAAGGAAGCAATGTTCTGGACCTGGAAGACTTTATTATCAGTAACAACCTGCTTCCTCTGGGAAGTCTGGTCTATCTTGCTTTCTGCACCAGCAGATACGGCTGGGGATTTGAGAATTTCATGAAGGAAGCCAATGAAGGAAAGGGAATCCGTTTTCCGCGATGGGCAAAGGCTTATGTAACATTGGTTCTGCCGGTCATTGTTCTGGTGATCTTTATCCAGGGCTATGTTGCTAAATTCTTTTAAAGGCTGATGAGATAGCTGCTTTGAAGCAGAATTATGTATCGTTACGAAAAGAGGCCCGCAGGTTCAGACCTGCGGGCCTCTATACTGTTGTTTTGTCTTTCTTATCCGTTTTTCCTCTGTCTTGCAACCGTACCTGGCTGCAGGAAGCTGCTTTTCCTCAAGAGGTCATTTCCGCTTATCCTTTGCACGACATTAGCAAGGCTGGTATGGAAATTACCCTTTGCCATCATGAAAAATGGGCTGGAAGCGGAAAAGATTCCAATATCAGCCATTTTGCTCCCCTTCTGGCAGATGTTTTCCTGGAAAACGATTCTGCTTTCCGGGATATATTCCATGGGGTTTTAAACGGAAAGGCATGATCAGTTTTAAAAAGTTCGTGTTTCCCCTTGATTTGGGAGCACACGAACTTTTTACACCTTGTTTAGATTTCGTAATAGCCTGCCTGGCCATCCAGCCTTTTTTGTTCTTCCACCAGATCTGCCAAGGTAATGCTGTCTACCACATCAGAGATTGCATGATCCAGTTTTTTCCATACCATGAGAGTGGCACAAATCTGGGAACGGCTGCAGGGATTGATTTCATCCTCCAGACATGTTACGGGAACCAGACTTCCCTCTGCAAGGCGCAGAATCATGCCAACGGTATATTCCGAAGGATCCTTTGTCAGATAATATCCGCCCTGGGCGCCTCTTCTGCTTTTCACATATCCGGCCCTGCTTAAGATGGTAACAATCTGCTCTAAGTATTTATCGGATATTTCCTGGCGTTCCGCCACCTGATTGATCTTTGTGCATTCCCCCGGATGAAGCGCAAATTCAAGCATCATACGAAGGGCATAACGTCCCTTGGTAGAAAATTTCATGGTTAAAAATCTCCTTCCTAATTATTCTTATCTGTTTAGTAGGATATAAAAATATTGTACACGAAACGACTTGAAAAGTAAACCTTAAATTATCCGGCTTCCCAATTTATGGAAATGGATGTATACTAATACTCATTGGGGAATTGGAAATAGAAGCAAAGTACAAACCTGATCTTTGAACATGTTCTTTCTGCGTATGATCTGCATTAATCTGCCGGTGCCATTTTTCCCCAGTTTTGGAACGGTCTTGTAGTGTTATCCTATAATATTATAAGTTATCAGAAATCGCCTTTCAGATTTCTGATAAAAGGCAGTGTTCTTTGCTGCCATCTATCCGACTATCGGAAGAGCTGTTTGCTTCCGATAATATGGATAACAACCATGGCGGGGGACTGCATTTACAGCTTAAAGGCCAAGTGAATACCAGAGGGTACCAATGAATCGATAGGAGATAAAAGAGATGAAACATGGATATATCCGGGTTGCCGCGGCAACCCCTGATGTAAAGGTAGCAGACCCGGAATTTAACAGAGAACGGATTTGTGAGCTGATTAAAAAAGGAATTGAAAGGCATGCAAAGCTCATGGTGTTTCCGGAACTCTGCCTTACGGCCTATACCTGCGGCGATTTATTCGGGCAGGACGCCCTGTTAAAAAAGGCTGGGAAAGAGCTTAAGGAGATTTTAAAGGCAACAGAAGGCCACGATCTTTTGTGCTTTATAGGCACACCCTGGGAATGGGGCGGAAAGCTTTACAATACGGCTGTTGCCGTTCAAAACGGAAGGATTCTTGGAATCGTTCCCAAGACGAATCTGCCCAATTATTCAGAGTTTTATGAGCTGCGTTATTTCCAGCCGGGAAACGAAGTACCGGTGATGGTAAAATGGGAGGATGAGCTGATTCCCATGGGCACCAATATTCTTTTTGCATGTGAGGACATTCCCCAGCTTGTGGTGGCAGCAGAGATCTGTGAAGATGCATGGGTTCCAAATCCCCCATCCATCCGCCATGCCATGGCCGGTGCAACGGTGATTGTAAACTGTTCCGCCAGCGACGAGACAACGGGAAAGGATATTTACCGGAGAAGCCTTATCGCAGGACATTCCGCCAGCCTGGTATGCGGCTTCATCTATGCCAACGCAGGAGAGGGAGAATCCACTCAGGATCTGGTGTTCGGCGGTCAGAACCTGATTGCGGAAGACGGATCTCTCCTTGCAGAATCCAAACGTTTTGGAAATGGGATCATATACGGGGATATGGACTTAGACAGACTGATTCATGAAAGACGCCGCATGACCACGTTTCCCCAGGCAGACCAAAAGGATTATACCCTGGTTTCCTTTAAAATGAAGCAGGAGGAACTGGACTTAAAGAGATTTATAGATCCAAGACCCTTTGTCCCGGACAATGAGGAGGAGAGGAACAGAAGGTGTGAGGAGATTCTCTCCATACAGGCCATGGGCTTAAAAAAGAGGCTTGCCCACACCGGCTGTAAGCATGGGGTCATAGGGATTTCCGGAGGACTGGATTCGACCCTGGCGCTTCTTGTGACAGTCCGCGCCTTTGACATGCTGGGAATCCCCAGAAATCAGATCCATGCGGTGACCATGCCCTGCTTCGGAACAACGGACCGTACGTATCAGAACGCCTGCACGCTGACCAATACACTTGGAGCAGAGCTTACAGAGGTAAACATCAGGGAAGCCGTAAGCCTTCATTTCCGGGATATCGGACAGAGGGAAGATGTCCATGATATAACCTATGAGAATTCCCAGGCAAGGGAGAGAACCCAGGTTCTGATGGATATGGCAAATAAACTAAACGGAATGGTCATTGGAACAGGGGACATGTCTGAACTGGCTCTTGGCTGGGCGACCTATAACGGCGACCATATGTCCATGTATGGGGTCAACTCTTCGGTGCCCAAGACCCTGGTACGCCATCTGGTACGCTACTATGCGGACACCTGCGGGGAAGAGGCTTTAAGCGGTGTGCTTCTGGATGTTCTGGACACGCCTGTAAGCCCGGAGCTCCTTCCGCCCCAGAACGGGGAAATTGCCCAGAAAACAGAAGACCTGGTAGGCCCTTATGAACTTCATGATTTCTTCCTGTACCAGATCTTAAGGTTTGGCTGCCGGCCGGAGAAGGTCTACCGCATGGCGGTCTATGCATTTTCAGGGCAATATGAGAAGGAAGTTATTTTAAAATGGCTAAAGGTATTTTACCGCAGATTTTTCAGCCAGCAGTTTAAGCGCTCCTGCATGCCTGACGGACCCAAGGTGGGCTCTGTGGCAGTATCCCCAAGAGGAGATCTGCGCATGCCAAGCGATGCTGTAAGCCGCCTGTGGCTGGAAGAACTAGAAAATTTATAAAAGAGAGGTACATTATGATAACCAGCAGCGCCAATGCAAGGGTGAAACAGGTGATGAACCTATCAAAGAAGGCAAAAGCCAGAAACGTAAGCGGCCTCTTTGTAGCGGAAGGCCTTCGTATGTTTAAGGAAATTCCGGCGGACAGGATTGACAGCGTCTTTGTATCAGAGGGCTTTTTAAAGGCTGAAGCCCATAAAAAGCTTTTGTCGGGAAAGAAATACGAGGTTGTTTCGGATGATGTGTTTAAGGTCATGTCAGATACCCAGACCCCTCAGGGGGTCTTAGCCCTTGTAAAGCAGTATGCCTACAGGGAAGCGGACTTGTTAGCTGCGCCCGGTCCTTCTTTTCTGATGGTTCTGGAAAACATCCAGGACCCGGGGAATTTAGGAACCATTCTCAGGGCCGGGGAAGGAGCAGGCATCACCGGTGTGCTTATGAGCGATACTACGGCGGATATTTATAATCCAAAAGTAATCCGTTCCACAATGGGGTCCGTTTTTCGTGTTCCGTTTGTGTATACAGAAGACTTGACCGCTTCTTTAAAGGCATTGAAAGCCGGCGGGATCAGGCTTT
The nucleotide sequence above comes from Lacrimispora sp. BS-2. Encoded proteins:
- the hflX gene encoding GTPase HflX, which codes for MAELIELKEVEERVILVAVSTGDENDGQASLDELEELVKTAGAVTVDKVIQNRERIHPGTYLGKGKIGEIKDRIWELDATGIVCDDELSPAQLRNLEEALDTKIMDRTMVILDIFASRATTREGKIQVELAQLKYRSARLVGLRSSLSRLGGGIGTRGPGEKKLEMDRRLIHDRIGMLKADLEDVKRHREVVRQQRDKNHVPTAAIVGYTNAGKSTLLNRLTDAGILAEDKLFATLDPTTRNLSLPGGQQLLLTDTVGFIRKLPHHLIEAFKSTLEEAKYSDIILHVVDCSNPQMDMQMYVVYETLRELGVCDKIMVTVFNKIDAAEGGTILKDVSSDHQVRISAKTGEGLDELLNLLETILRNQKVYLEKVYSYKEAGKIQLIRKYGQLLKEEYQEDGILVNAYVPSELFASLANNADVVDD
- a CDS encoding ribonucleoside triphosphate reductase → MIQVVKRDGESAEFSLNKITEAIKKAFKATQKEFNNEILELLSLRVTADFQGKMSGGEVTVEQIQDSVEHVLEQAGYTDVAKAYILYRKQREKIRNMKDTILDYKAVVNSYVKVEDWRVKENSTVTYSVGGLILSNSGAVTANYWLSEIYDQEIANAHRNADVHIHDLSMLTGYCAGWSLKQLLLEGLGGIPGKITSSPAKHLSVLCNQMVNFLGIMQNEWAGAQAFSSFDTYLAPFVKADHLSYREVKKCVESFIYGVNTPSRWGTQAPFSNITLDWTVPADMAELNAIVGGKEADFKYKDCKAEMDMINKAFIETMIEGDANGRGFQYPIPTYSITRDFDWSNTENNRLLFEMTSKYGTPYFSNYINSDMEPSDVRSMCCRLRLDLRELRRKTGGFFGSGESTGSVGVVTINMPRIAYLSQNEADFYKRLDHMMDISARSLKTKREVITKLLNQGLYPYTKRYLGSFGNHFSTIGLIGMNEVGLNSKWLGQDLTSEKTRQFTKDVLNHMRERLSDYQEMYGDLYNLEATPAESTTYRLAKHDKKHYPDIITAGNPGDTPYYTNSSHLPVDYTADIFDALEIQDELQTLYTSGTVFHAFLGEKLPDWEAAAKLVHTIAENFKLPYYTLSPTYSICSEHGYLSGEHKVCPVCGKKAEVYSRITGYYRPVQNWNEGKTQEYKNRTAYDPFHSVLKKGALRENGDKAAMKKAEIPAGTYLFTTKTCPNCRIAKQFLQNMDYEVVDAEENAELATKFGIMQAPTLVVIKNGQVKKITNASEIRKFAEGRTR
- a CDS encoding sodium-dependent transporter → MGREKFSSRLGFILISAGCAIGLGNVWRFPYIVGQYGGAAFVLIYAVFLLILGLPIVVMEFAVGRASQKSVALSYDVLEPEGSKWHYAKYLGMAGNYILMMFYTTVSGWMVLYFLKMAKGDFVGLDAEGVAAEFGNMLANPVLMGIFMIIMVVGCFSICARGLQGGVEKITKLMMVCLLGLMAILAVHSVFMENSRAGLEFYLKPDFGKIREAGIGEVIFAAMGQAFFTLSIGIGALAIFGSYIGKERRLAGEAISVAVLDTFVAFMAGLIIFPACFAFQIEPGQGPKLVFVTLPNVFNNMAGGRLLGSLFFLFMSFAAISTVIAVFQNIVSFATDLTGCTIKKAVWLNAAAIIILSLPCVLGFNVWSGFMPFGEGSNVLDLEDFIISNNLLPLGSLVYLAFCTSRYGWGFENFMKEANEGKGIRFPRWAKAYVTLVLPVIVLVIFIQGYVAKFF
- a CDS encoding Rrf2 family transcriptional regulator, which translates into the protein MKFSTKGRYALRMMLEFALHPGECTKINQVAERQEISDKYLEQIVTILSRAGYVKSRRGAQGGYYLTKDPSEYTVGMILRLAEGSLVPVTCLEDEINPCSRSQICATLMVWKKLDHAISDVVDSITLADLVEEQKRLDGQAGYYEI
- a CDS encoding NAD(+) synthase, coding for MKHGYIRVAAATPDVKVADPEFNRERICELIKKGIERHAKLMVFPELCLTAYTCGDLFGQDALLKKAGKELKEILKATEGHDLLCFIGTPWEWGGKLYNTAVAVQNGRILGIVPKTNLPNYSEFYELRYFQPGNEVPVMVKWEDELIPMGTNILFACEDIPQLVVAAEICEDAWVPNPPSIRHAMAGATVIVNCSASDETTGKDIYRRSLIAGHSASLVCGFIYANAGEGESTQDLVFGGQNLIAEDGSLLAESKRFGNGIIYGDMDLDRLIHERRRMTTFPQADQKDYTLVSFKMKQEELDLKRFIDPRPFVPDNEEERNRRCEEILSIQAMGLKKRLAHTGCKHGVIGISGGLDSTLALLVTVRAFDMLGIPRNQIHAVTMPCFGTTDRTYQNACTLTNTLGAELTEVNIREAVSLHFRDIGQREDVHDITYENSQARERTQVLMDMANKLNGMVIGTGDMSELALGWATYNGDHMSMYGVNSSVPKTLVRHLVRYYADTCGEEALSGVLLDVLDTPVSPELLPPQNGEIAQKTEDLVGPYELHDFFLYQILRFGCRPEKVYRMAVYAFSGQYEKEVILKWLKVFYRRFFSQQFKRSCMPDGPKVGSVAVSPRGDLRMPSDAVSRLWLEELENL
- a CDS encoding RNA methyltransferase → MITSSANARVKQVMNLSKKAKARNVSGLFVAEGLRMFKEIPADRIDSVFVSEGFLKAEAHKKLLSGKKYEVVSDDVFKVMSDTQTPQGVLALVKQYAYREADLLAAPGPSFLMVLENIQDPGNLGTILRAGEGAGITGVLMSDTTADIYNPKVIRSTMGSVFRVPFVYTEDLTASLKALKAGGIRLYAAHLDGRNNYEKEDYTVDTGFLVGNEANGLTDETAALADAYVKIPMKGKVESLNAAVAASVLMFEAARQRRM